A stretch of DNA from Chitinivorax tropicus:
TTCCATCATTCAAGCCGCCGGCTGGCCTATCTATCCGCTGATTCTGGCATCCATCGCCGCAGTCACCATCATCATCGAACGTCTGTTGTCGTTACGTGCCGATGTGGTGGCCCCCAAGGGTCTGTTGAACAAGGTTGTGCAGGAATACCGCTCTGGTGGTGTCAGCCAGGACATGTTGAGCAAGCTGTCACAAAGCTCGCATCTGGGCCGCATCTTCGCGGCAGGTCTGCGCAATGTCAACAGCTCACGTGAAGTCATGAAAGAGGCCATCGAAGAAGCTGGCTCCGCTGTCTCACACGATCTAGGGCGCTTCCTGACGACCCTGGGCTCCATTGCGTCGCTATCCCCGCTGCTGGGCCTGCTGGGCACGGTCGTGGGCATGA
This window harbors:
- a CDS encoding MotA/TolQ/ExbB proton channel family protein; this translates as MFSIIQAAGWPIYPLILASIAAVTIIIERLLSLRADVVAPKGLLNKVVQEYRSGGVSQDMLSKLSQSSHLGRIFAAGLRNVNSSREVMKEAIEEAGSAVSHDLGRFLTTLGSIASLSPLLGLLGTVVGMIEIFGSQAPTGNNPAQLAHGISIALYNTAFGIIVAVPAIGFYRHLRSRIDSLIVDMEQQAIKLVEVVHGERKL